In Camelus bactrianus isolate YW-2024 breed Bactrian camel chromosome 10, ASM4877302v1, whole genome shotgun sequence, a genomic segment contains:
- the LOC105076725 gene encoding olfactory receptor 5D16 yields the protein MFLAKRNVTAGTTFTLLGFSDYPELQVPLFLVFLAIYSFSVVGNLGMIVIIKINPKLHTPMYFFLSHLSFVDFCYSSIIAPKMLVNLLAEDRTISFSGCMGQFFFFCTFVVTELILFAVMAYDRFVAICNPLLYTVAMSQKLCAMLVAVSYAWGVACSLTLTCSAIRLSFRGFNTINHFFCELSSLLSLSCSDPYLSQLLLFTVATFNEVITLLIILTSYVFIVATTLKMHSAGGHHKVFSTCASHLTAITIFHGTILFLYCVPNSKNSRHTVKVASVFYTVVIPMLNPLIYSLRNKDVKDTVSKIMKMKLFPY from the coding sequence ATGTTTCTGGCCAAAAGAAATGTAACTGCTGGGACCACGTTCACCCTCTTGGGTTTCTCAGATTACCCAGAACTGCAGGTCCCCCTCTTCTTGGTATTTCTGGCCATCTACAGCTTCAGTGTGGTAGGGAATCTCGGCATGATTGTGATCATCAAAATTAACCCCAAACtgcacacccccatgtacttttTTCTCAGCCACCTCTCTTTTGTGGATTTCTGCTATTCCTCCATCATTGCTCCCAAGATGCTGGTGAACCTACTTGCAGAAGACAGAACCATTTCATTTTCAGGATGTATGGggcaattctttttcttttgcaccTTTGTGGTGACTGAATTAATTCTATTTGCtgtgatggcctatgaccgcttcGTGGCCATTTGCAACCCTCTGCTCTACACGGTCGCCATGTCCCAGAAGCTCTGCGCCATGCTGGTGGCGGTATCATATGCCTGGGGAGTGGCCTGCTCCTTGACACTCACATGTTCTGCTATCAGATTATCTTTTCGAGGTTTCAACACAATCAATCACTTCTTCTGTGagctctcctccctgctctccctctcTTGTTCTGATCCGTATCTCAGCCAGTTGCTTCTTTTCACTGTTGCCACCTTTAACGAGGTGATTACACTGCTCATCATTCTCACGTCTTATGTGTTCATTGTTGCCACCACCCTGAAGATGCATTCAGCTGGTGGGCACCACAAAGTCTTCTCCACCTGTGCCTCCCACCTGACGGCTATCACCATCTTCCACGGCACCATCCTCTTCCTCTACTGTGTGCCCAACTCCAAAAACTCCAGGCACACAGTCAAAGTGGCGTCAGTGTTTTACACTGTGGTCATCCCCATGTTGAATCCCCTGATCTACAGTCTGAGGAATAAGGATGTCAAAGATACAGTcagcaaaataatgaaaatgaaattgtttCCATATTGA
- the LOC105076726 gene encoding olfactory receptor 5L1-like, with protein sequence MGKENCTTVTEFILLGFSDAPDLRVFLFLVFLVIYGVTVWGNLGMIALIQVSPRLHTPMYFFLSHLSFVDFCYSTVIVPKMLDSIFRDDKTISFLGCAVQFYLFCTCVVTEVILLAVMAYDRFVAVCDPLLYMVTMSRSLCVELVSCCYLCGTVCSLIHLGLALKIPSYRSNVINHFFCDLPPLLSLACSDVTVNRLLLYVVATFNEIITSVIILTSYLFILITILRMPSAEGRSKAFSTCASHLAAIIVFHGTILFIYCRPGSGSSRDADKVATVFYTVVIPMLNPLIYSLRNKDVKEALRKVVNSTILS encoded by the coding sequence ATGGGGAAGGAAAACTGCACCACCGTGACCGAGTTCATTCTCCTCGGGTTCTCAGATGCCCCTGACTTGAGAGTCTTCCTCTTCCTGGTGTTTCTCGTCATCTACGGAGTCACGGTTTGGGGCAACCTGGGCATGATCGCACTGATTCAGGTCAGCCCTCGgctccacacccccatgtactttttcctcaGCCACTTGTCCTTTGTGGATTTCTGTTACTCCACCGTCATTGTGCCAAAGATGCTAGACAGTATCTTCAGGGACGACAAAACCATTTCCTTCCTGGGATGTGCTGTGCAATTCTACTTGTTCTGCACGTGTGTGGTAACCGAGGTCATCCTGCTGGCtgtgatggcctatgaccgctttGTGGCCGTCTGTGACCCTCTGCTGTACATGGTGACCATGTCCCGAAGCCTCTGTGTGGAGCTGGTGTCTTGCTGCTACCTCTGTGGGACTGTGTGTTCTCTGATTCACTTGGGTTTAGCTCTTAAGATCCCATCCTACAGATCAAATGTGATTAACCACTTCTTCTGTGATCTTCCCCCGCTTTTATCTCTTGCCTGCTCTGACGTCACTGTGAATCGATTGCTGCTATACGTTGTGGCCACTTTCAATGAGATCATCACCAGCGTGATCATCCTCACCTCCTACTTGTTTATTCTCATCACCATCCTGAGGATGCCCTCTGCAGAGGGCAGGTCTAAAGCCTTTTCCACCTGTGCCTCCCACCTCGCAGCCATCATTGTCTTTCATGGGACAATCCTTTTCATTTATTGCCGCCCTGGTTCTGGCAGCAGTAGGGATGCTGACAAAGTGGCCACGGTGTTCTACACTGTGGTGATTCCCATGCTGAACCCCCTGATCTATAGTCTGAGGAACAAGGACGTGAAGGAAGCCCTCAGAAAAGTGGTGAACTCCACAATACTTTCCTAG